The Hyphomonas sediminis genome contains the following window.
ACTACAAGGTCCGCGAACATTCCCTGCAGAAGGTTCCCGTGATCGCCGTGGTTGGCGCGCGTGAAGCAGAAGAACGCAAGCTGGCGCTTCGCCGGCTTGGCTCGAATGGGCAACAGATCATCTTGCTCGACGACGCCAAGCAGCAGCTGGTGGATGAAGCCCTTCCGCCAGACCTGAAGCGTGCCCGCAGCTAGTCTGAGATGACAAGCCCGCCGGGATTGGCCAGAGTAAGTGGCATGGCATACGGACCCGTCTTTGCCGGACTGCTGCTGCTCTGGCCGCTTCTTGCCGTCCTGGGCACGCTGGGCTTTGCGCCGCTTCTGGGCCTGACGGGTATTGCCGCGCTGTTGTTGGCGCGCCCCCGCATGCCGCCGCCGGTCTACTGCCTGTTTGCGATTGCCTTTGTAGGATGGGCGGCGATCAGCGAGCTTTGGTCTCCTGCTTCGAAAGGCCTGTTCAGCGGCAATTTGCTTGAGGGCAATTTCGCGATCAAGGCGCGCAGCGTGATCGTCGTTCTCACGGCGCTTTTTGCGATGCTGACACTTGCCGGTGCGTTGCGCTCGCAGCTGACCCCGCGCACACGTCGCTGGATTTATGGCGCACTGATTGTGCAGGGCGTGCTCGTGTTCCTTTCGGCGGTTGCTGCCGGGCCGGTTCTCGCGCTCATCTATGGCACTGACCCGAATATTGCGGATGGTGTGCAGAATGTTGGGCGCAACACGAACGCATTCGCGGTTGTTTTGCCAATTCTGGCGGCTGCGCTCGGTGCACAGGGAGACCGGCGGGGCATTCTTGCGGCCTGCAGTCTTGTGCTGTTGACACTGCTGGCAGCGCTGATGATGGACAATCACTCAACCGTCTTTGCCATCGTCGGAATGATTGGAGCGGTCATGCTGGTCCGCTTCCTGCCAAATCTTGGCTTCCGCTGGTTGTTCGGCCTTATCGGGGCGAACATAGCTGCCGCGCCGCTTGTGATGAGCCTTATCATCCGGGGGCTGTCGAGCATCGACGCGTATCTTCCCGCCTCATTTCGTTCCCGTGTTGCGGCCTGGGAACTTGTCATGTCGCGGGTCGGTGAGTCGCCCTATGTCGGCCATGGCCTCATGGCGAGCCGAACTTGGCGAGACAGTTATTCGGATTTTCCCGCTCTTGCTGCGAAGTTCCCTGAAACTTGGGCCCTATATCCTGTCGTGCCAGGCCATCCGCACAATATGCCTTTGCAGATCTGGGCGGAAACCGGTCTGATCGGCGCAATGCTGGCCGCCTTCGCTGTAATGACGTTCGGTTTCCGGTTGCCGCGGCCGGCAGATTTCTCGCCTGCGACGCGTTACGCCATCGCCGGAATGGCGGGCGCGGTGTTCAGTATCTTCAACTTTTCCTACAGCGTCTGGAATGAAGCGTTCTGGTCTGGTCTGGCTCTTTCTGCTGCCATGCTGATCCTGCTGGACCGGTCGCGGAGACAGCATGACTGACCGTGTGGCGGCGTTGGTGGTCACCTATCACACCGGCCCGCGCCTTCTTGAATGTCTCTACGCTCTGAAGGCCGAACCGACGGTTTCGGAGATCATCATTGCGGACAATGGCAACCCAGCGGCAGTGCAGGCATGGCTGAAGGCGTTTGCGGACGCCGCCCAGGGCAGGGTGAAGCTTCTGTGCTTGCCAAATCCCGGATTTGGCGCTGGCGTGAACCGCGCTGCTGAAGAGACCGACGCGGAGCTGCTGCTGGTTATCAATCCGGACTGCGTGTTGCGGCGTGGTTCAGTTCGGCAGCTTTCTGACGCGCTAGGCGGCGCGCCTGCACCGGCCATTGTTGGCGGGCGTATCTTTGGGGTCGACGGCATTGAGCAGCGCGGCGCGCGGCGCAATACGCTGACGCTGGCAACTGCTCTGGGGCTTTCGCGCTGGACATTGGAGACAGATCCGCCGCCCTCGGGACCGATCAGGGTTGGGGCGATTTCCGGCGCGTTCTTCCTGATGCGGCGGGCAGACTTTGAAACCTTGGGCGGTTTCGACGAAGGTTACTTTCTGCATGTCGAGGATGTGGACCTCTGCCGGCGCGCCATCGATGCAGGTGGCGCAGTGATTTACCAGCCAGCGGCTGGAGCATTGCATTATACTTCCACATCGAACGCGCCGTCTGACTTTGTGCGAGGCCACAAGGCGAAGAGCCTGGCACGATATTTCCGCAAGTTTGCCAGAGGTCCGATTGAGCGGGCGCTGGTGGAGCTGACCGTTCCGTTCATGGCGCTTGCCTTGAAAATGCGCCGCTGAAAGGCTGCGGAACGAAAAAACCCCGGTCCGAAGACCGGGGTTTTTCACGCAACGCATCGCGTTAAGGCGAGAAGCCTTACACGAAGCCTTTGAACTTGTCTTTGAAGCGCGAAACGCGGCCGCCGCGGTCAAGGCTCTTGCCTTCGCCGCCGGTCCAGGCCGGGTGCACTTTCGGGTCGATGTCGAGAACCATGCGGTCACCCTCTTTGCCCCAGGTGGAGCGGGTCTGGTACTCGGTGCCGTCCGTCATCACCACGGTGATGAAGTGGTAGTCGGGATGCCCTTCTTTCT
Protein-coding sequences here:
- a CDS encoding glycosyltransferase family 2 protein, producing MTDRVAALVVTYHTGPRLLECLYALKAEPTVSEIIIADNGNPAAVQAWLKAFADAAQGRVKLLCLPNPGFGAGVNRAAEETDAELLLVINPDCVLRRGSVRQLSDALGGAPAPAIVGGRIFGVDGIEQRGARRNTLTLATALGLSRWTLETDPPPSGPIRVGAISGAFFLMRRADFETLGGFDEGYFLHVEDVDLCRRAIDAGGAVIYQPAAGALHYTSTSNAPSDFVRGHKAKSLARYFRKFARGPIERALVELTVPFMALALKMRR
- the rpmE gene encoding 50S ribosomal protein L31 — translated: MKKEGHPDYHFITVVMTDGTEYQTRSTWGKEGDRMVLDIDPKVHPAWTGGEGKSLDRGGRVSRFKDKFKGFV
- a CDS encoding O-antigen ligase family protein, with protein sequence MAYGPVFAGLLLLWPLLAVLGTLGFAPLLGLTGIAALLLARPRMPPPVYCLFAIAFVGWAAISELWSPASKGLFSGNLLEGNFAIKARSVIVVLTALFAMLTLAGALRSQLTPRTRRWIYGALIVQGVLVFLSAVAAGPVLALIYGTDPNIADGVQNVGRNTNAFAVVLPILAAALGAQGDRRGILAACSLVLLTLLAALMMDNHSTVFAIVGMIGAVMLVRFLPNLGFRWLFGLIGANIAAAPLVMSLIIRGLSSIDAYLPASFRSRVAAWELVMSRVGESPYVGHGLMASRTWRDSYSDFPALAAKFPETWALYPVVPGHPHNMPLQIWAETGLIGAMLAAFAVMTFGFRLPRPADFSPATRYAIAGMAGAVFSIFNFSYSVWNEAFWSGLALSAAMLILLDRSRRQHD